A single region of the Jatrophihabitans sp. GAS493 genome encodes:
- a CDS encoding YceI family protein yields the protein MTTAVNASTVTGDYTIDAAHSRLGFVARHAMVTKVRGQFESFEGSLHLDVENPAASSAEISIDVVSVNTASEQRDGHLRTNDFFDAPTFPKITFKSTSVEKVSDSEYKVTGDLTIKDVTKSVTVEWEFNGVATDPYGNLRAGFEGKTTLNRSDYGINFNAALDAGGVLVSEKITLEFDVSAIKTV from the coding sequence ATGACCACCGCAGTGAACGCCTCCACCGTCACCGGCGACTACACCATCGACGCCGCGCACTCCCGTCTCGGCTTTGTCGCCCGCCACGCCATGGTGACCAAGGTCCGCGGCCAGTTCGAGTCGTTCGAGGGCAGCCTGCACCTCGACGTGGAGAACCCGGCCGCCTCGAGCGCCGAGATCAGCATCGACGTCGTCAGCGTCAACACCGCCAGCGAGCAGCGCGACGGCCACCTGCGCACCAACGACTTCTTCGACGCCCCGACCTTCCCGAAGATCACCTTCAAGTCCACCTCGGTCGAGAAGGTCAGTGACTCGGAGTACAAGGTCACCGGCGACCTCACCATCAAGGACGTCACCAAGTCCGTCACCGTCGAGTGGGAGTTCAACGGCGTCGCCACCGATCCGTACGGCAACCTGCGCGCCGGCTTCGAAGGCAAGACCACGCTCAACCGCAGCGACTACGGCATCAACTTCAACGCTGCGCTCGACGCGGGCGGCGTGCTCGTCTCCGAGAAGATCACCCTCGAGTTCGACGTATCCGCCATCAAGACTGTCTGA
- a CDS encoding MarR family winged helix-turn-helix transcriptional regulator, producing the protein MTKPRWLNEQEACMWRSFRLMWMRLDQAVEQQLSTESGLSGADYALLVPLSEATEDGLRARDLARGVSWDRSRLSHQLRRMQERGLVERRECPTDARGTIFALTPAGREVIERAAPSHVETVREVFVDVMTPDEIATLSAISQRVLSRLDAKTLAPHVVGS; encoded by the coding sequence ATGACCAAACCAAGGTGGCTCAACGAGCAGGAGGCCTGCATGTGGCGATCGTTCCGTCTCATGTGGATGCGCCTGGATCAGGCGGTCGAGCAGCAACTGAGCACCGAGTCAGGGCTGTCGGGCGCAGACTACGCCCTGCTGGTGCCACTGTCGGAGGCCACCGAGGACGGCCTGCGGGCCCGGGACCTGGCTCGCGGGGTGAGCTGGGACCGCAGCCGCCTCTCCCACCAACTGCGCCGGATGCAGGAACGCGGTCTCGTTGAGCGCCGCGAATGCCCGACCGACGCCCGCGGCACGATCTTCGCGCTCACGCCGGCCGGGCGTGAGGTCATCGAACGGGCCGCTCCTTCGCACGTCGAGACGGTGCGCGAGGTATTCGTCGACGTGATGACGCCAGATGAGATCGCCACCCTCTCCGCCATCTCGCAGCGGGTGCTGAGCCGCCTGGACGCGAAGACCCTCGCGCCACACGTTGTGGGGAGTTAA
- a CDS encoding deoxyribonuclease IV has translation MSEKSLPGTAIGAHVDSVDPLSAARANGAEVIQFFLADPQGWKAPKPHELQAEIQASDLTVYIHSPYVLNLATTNNRIRIPSRKILAQHAAGAAAIGAKGLIVHGGHLGKDEDPAIGVDNWRKAFVQAQDDNGGFPLPILIENTAGGSNAVARRFDRLARLWDAIGDFNPGFCLDTCHAFAGGEDLDGIVERVRGITGRIDLVHANDSRDAFDSGADRHANFGAGSIDPAQIAAIATAAGCDVLVETPAEGQSEDIGFLKSARESALASAGPSSSESARA, from the coding sequence ATGAGTGAGAAGAGCCTCCCCGGCACCGCGATCGGAGCCCACGTCGATTCGGTTGACCCGCTGTCGGCGGCCCGAGCCAACGGCGCCGAGGTGATCCAGTTCTTCCTCGCCGATCCGCAGGGCTGGAAGGCTCCGAAGCCGCATGAACTGCAGGCCGAGATTCAGGCCAGCGATCTCACCGTCTACATCCACTCGCCGTATGTGCTGAACCTGGCGACAACCAACAACCGCATCCGCATCCCGAGCCGCAAGATCCTGGCCCAGCACGCCGCCGGCGCAGCGGCGATCGGCGCGAAGGGGCTCATCGTGCACGGTGGGCACCTCGGCAAGGACGAGGACCCGGCGATCGGCGTCGACAACTGGCGCAAGGCCTTCGTCCAGGCCCAGGACGACAACGGCGGGTTTCCGCTGCCGATCCTCATCGAGAACACCGCCGGCGGCTCCAACGCCGTGGCCCGCCGGTTCGACCGGCTGGCCCGGCTCTGGGACGCCATCGGTGACTTCAACCCGGGGTTCTGCCTGGATACCTGCCACGCGTTCGCCGGCGGAGAGGACCTCGACGGCATCGTCGAACGGGTGCGGGGCATCACCGGCCGGATCGATCTGGTGCACGCCAACGACAGCCGCGACGCCTTCGACTCCGGCGCCGACCGGCACGCGAACTTCGGCGCCGGGAGCATCGATCCGGCGCAGATCGCCGCCATTGCCACGGCGGCCGGCTGTGACGTGCTGGTGGAGACGCCGGCCGAGGGTCAGTCCGAGGACATCGGCTTCTTGAAATCGGCGCGTGAATCCGCACTCGCGTCAGCTGGGCCGTCTTCGTCGGAGTCGGCCCGGGCCTGA
- a CDS encoding glycosyltransferase family 87 protein — translation MTTPEAGETVPPPELPTSPSAPEIEQPPPSWIDTTVAKATGALGGPWGRHAGNSGWWSPIRVLLALASITLVLGFAQKSPCASGNWTSNLQYTHACYSDVIPLWSTERFDVHAVPYRDQVNEYPVLTGAFMYVTALLTYAVHHLLPDNAESSLFGMLTSLLLAACALLAVAATAQAAGRRPYDAAIFAVSPLLVFHAFTNWDLLAIALASCALWAWSRRQPALAGVLIGLGTAAKLYPVLLLLPIVVLAIRTRRYRPAVWAVGAAAAAWLVVNLPIAIAYNTGWRGFFDFNVERSTEADTLWYIVHHLATAGLDPSYQDWKPPGLLVAIVVMLGLAAVAAVGLLARRKPRVAQLAFLAVAIFLLTTKIWSRQYSLWLLPLVALARPRWRAALLWQFSEIAVWISFLLWLMGTNNKGIDYGPLMTVVLIRDAALIALMGLVVRDILRPEHDVVRQHGLDDPGGGVFDNVRDYWADGFALRAYRERAAARAQVRYEASADARAQARADSDEDGPADASADSRADFKKPMSSD, via the coding sequence GTGACGACTCCTGAGGCCGGCGAGACCGTGCCGCCGCCCGAGTTGCCCACCAGCCCCTCCGCCCCGGAGATCGAACAGCCGCCACCGAGCTGGATAGACACCACCGTGGCCAAGGCCACTGGCGCGCTCGGTGGCCCGTGGGGCCGGCACGCCGGGAACTCCGGTTGGTGGTCGCCGATCAGGGTGCTGCTGGCGCTGGCGTCGATCACGCTGGTTCTCGGCTTTGCCCAGAAGTCGCCCTGCGCCAGCGGCAACTGGACGAGCAACCTCCAGTACACGCACGCCTGCTACAGCGACGTCATCCCGCTCTGGAGCACCGAACGCTTCGACGTCCACGCGGTCCCGTACCGCGATCAGGTGAACGAGTACCCGGTGCTCACCGGCGCGTTCATGTACGTCACCGCACTGCTGACCTACGCCGTGCACCACCTGCTGCCCGACAACGCGGAGAGCTCGCTCTTCGGCATGCTCACTTCGCTGCTGCTGGCCGCCTGCGCGCTGCTCGCGGTCGCGGCGACGGCTCAGGCGGCCGGGCGGCGGCCGTATGACGCGGCGATCTTCGCCGTGAGCCCGCTGCTGGTCTTCCACGCCTTCACCAACTGGGACCTGCTGGCGATCGCGCTGGCCAGCTGCGCGCTCTGGGCCTGGTCGCGGCGACAACCGGCCCTGGCTGGTGTCCTCATCGGCCTCGGTACTGCGGCGAAGCTGTACCCGGTGCTGCTGCTGCTGCCGATAGTCGTGCTGGCGATTCGCACCCGCCGCTATCGGCCGGCGGTGTGGGCCGTCGGCGCTGCGGCGGCGGCCTGGCTGGTCGTGAATCTGCCTATCGCGATCGCCTACAACACCGGCTGGCGCGGATTCTTCGACTTCAACGTCGAGCGCTCGACTGAGGCCGACACGCTCTGGTACATCGTGCATCACCTGGCCACCGCGGGCCTCGACCCGTCCTATCAGGATTGGAAGCCGCCGGGCCTGCTGGTGGCAATCGTGGTCATGCTCGGGCTGGCCGCGGTCGCCGCGGTCGGGCTGTTGGCCCGCCGAAAGCCCCGGGTGGCACAGTTGGCGTTCCTGGCCGTGGCGATCTTCCTGCTCACCACCAAGATCTGGAGCCGGCAGTACTCGCTCTGGCTGCTGCCGCTGGTGGCACTGGCCCGGCCCCGGTGGCGCGCCGCGTTGCTCTGGCAGTTCAGCGAGATCGCCGTCTGGATCAGCTTCCTGCTCTGGCTGATGGGCACCAACAACAAGGGCATCGACTACGGGCCGCTGATGACGGTGGTACTAATCCGCGACGCCGCCCTTATCGCTTTGATGGGCCTGGTCGTACGCGACATTCTGCGGCCCGAGCACGACGTCGTCCGCCAGCATGGCCTGGACGATCCCGGCGGTGGCGTCTTCGACAACGTGCGTGACTACTGGGCCGACGGTTTCGCCCTGCGTGCCTACCGGGAGCGGGCCGCAGCCCGGGCGCAGGTCCGCTACGAGGCCAGCGCCGACGCCCGGGCTCAGGCCCGGGCCGACTCCGACGAAGACGGCCCAGCTGACGCGAGTGCGGATTCACGCGCCGATTTCAAGAAGCCGATGTCCTCGGACTGA
- a CDS encoding transglycosylase domain-containing protein yields MTDHEGPSNRPAGSGGGASSEFGPTTRTASAKTPKPRFFDKYLPDAWAARRLRKRRRIAAMSRPKRVGRRFGVIGTWLLAGLALLMVVSVFAVYRLSDVPRQESINNQLVTIEYSDGSVLAQSGTNRTLVTLDQVSKNVQWAVIAAEDRNFYSEPGVSISGIGRAVLNDIKGGDTQGGSGLTQQYVKNAYLNSDRTLSRKLREIAISVKLARNYTKDEILEYYLNTVYFGRGAWGVEAAAKAYFNTTAAKLNVAQSALLAAVLRSPTYYDPANNPTESKARWDYVIEGLVETKHLDTETAAATKFPATIPPSDMTFSGPNALIARAVTAEVEAHGLSAEQVQAGGLIIKTTIDRNAQAAAQRAITTTFSKLTAKQKNMKNALVAINPSDGGVIAYYGGPNGTDYAGQPDTFDYAGDGVRPPGSTFKPFVLATALSQTLNGTGNPPTAINSLVNGSFAAEIPGTGVTIHNDPGDKTKSRALIPVATAMKYSLNTTFDLMANSAGPDKVAETAYNLGVARTLGGKNTLQEPDGSTNFGIGIGGYPVRPIDMAAGYATLANAGKANSPYLVTSVTDLAGNTLYKHTASTTQGVDAKVANDVTMTLEPIASYSGFGLADGRASAAKTGTEGNNKGVGGTDNSDAWTVGYTPQVSAAVWVGSGDNSSIFNAAGKPEYGSDLPGKTWKAFMDAYLKGKPKLPLASKQEISENGAIPASTPTPTPAPSTTPSSTPSPTPATRSTPTPVPTQQPVVTPTPKPVVTPKPKPTPQPTPTPAVPTGAQQTAAVGG; encoded by the coding sequence ATGACTGATCACGAGGGGCCGTCCAACCGACCGGCCGGCAGCGGCGGGGGCGCGAGCTCTGAGTTCGGTCCAACGACCCGTACCGCGAGCGCGAAGACGCCGAAACCACGCTTCTTCGACAAGTACCTGCCGGACGCCTGGGCCGCCCGGCGGCTGCGCAAGCGCCGCCGGATCGCCGCCATGTCCCGCCCCAAGCGGGTGGGGCGCCGCTTCGGCGTCATCGGCACCTGGCTGCTGGCCGGGCTGGCGCTGCTCATGGTCGTCTCGGTCTTCGCCGTCTACCGCCTCAGCGACGTCCCCCGCCAGGAGAGCATCAACAACCAGCTGGTGACGATCGAGTACTCCGACGGTTCCGTGCTCGCGCAATCGGGTACCAACCGGACCCTGGTCACCCTCGACCAGGTCTCCAAGAATGTCCAGTGGGCCGTCATCGCCGCCGAGGACCGTAACTTCTACAGCGAGCCCGGTGTCTCGATCAGCGGCATCGGGCGGGCCGTCCTCAATGACATCAAGGGCGGAGACACCCAGGGTGGATCGGGGCTCACCCAGCAGTACGTCAAGAACGCGTACCTCAACAGCGACCGGACACTGAGCCGGAAACTGCGTGAGATCGCGATATCGGTGAAACTGGCCCGCAACTACACCAAGGACGAGATCCTCGAGTACTACCTGAACACCGTCTACTTCGGTCGGGGGGCATGGGGGGTAGAGGCCGCGGCGAAGGCGTACTTCAACACCACCGCGGCCAAGCTGAACGTCGCCCAGAGTGCGTTGCTGGCCGCCGTGCTGCGCTCACCGACGTACTACGACCCGGCCAACAACCCGACCGAGTCGAAGGCCCGCTGGGACTACGTCATCGAGGGCCTGGTCGAGACGAAGCACCTCGACACCGAGACGGCGGCGGCGACCAAGTTCCCGGCCACCATCCCGCCCTCGGACATGACCTTCAGCGGACCGAACGCCCTCATCGCCCGCGCCGTGACGGCCGAGGTGGAGGCGCACGGCCTCTCCGCCGAACAGGTTCAGGCCGGCGGCTTGATCATCAAGACCACGATCGACCGCAACGCCCAGGCCGCCGCCCAGCGCGCGATCACGACGACGTTCAGCAAGCTGACGGCCAAGCAGAAGAACATGAAGAACGCACTGGTCGCGATCAACCCCAGTGACGGCGGCGTGATCGCCTACTACGGCGGCCCCAACGGCACTGACTACGCCGGCCAGCCCGACACCTTCGACTACGCCGGCGACGGCGTGCGCCCGCCGGGCTCCACCTTCAAGCCGTTCGTCCTCGCGACCGCCCTGTCCCAGACGCTGAATGGCACCGGCAACCCGCCGACCGCGATCAACTCGCTGGTCAACGGCAGCTTCGCGGCCGAGATTCCGGGCACCGGTGTGACCATTCACAACGACCCGGGCGACAAGACCAAGAGCCGCGCGCTGATCCCGGTGGCCACCGCGATGAAGTACTCGCTGAACACCACCTTCGACCTGATGGCCAACAGTGCCGGGCCGGACAAGGTGGCCGAGACCGCCTACAACCTCGGTGTCGCCCGCACCCTCGGCGGCAAGAACACCCTGCAGGAGCCCGACGGAAGCACCAACTTCGGCATCGGCATCGGCGGGTACCCAGTTCGTCCGATCGACATGGCAGCCGGCTACGCAACGCTGGCCAACGCCGGCAAGGCCAACTCGCCCTACCTGGTCACCAGCGTCACCGACCTGGCCGGCAACACCCTCTACAAGCACACCGCCAGCACCACCCAGGGGGTCGACGCGAAGGTCGCCAACGACGTCACCATGACGCTGGAGCCGATCGCCTCCTACAGCGGCTTCGGCCTCGCGGACGGGCGGGCCTCGGCCGCCAAGACAGGCACCGAGGGGAACAACAAGGGCGTCGGCGGGACGGACAACTCCGACGCCTGGACGGTCGGCTACACGCCTCAGGTGAGCGCGGCGGTCTGGGTCGGCAGTGGCGACAACTCCTCGATCTTCAACGCCGCGGGCAAGCCCGAGTACGGCTCCGACCTGCCGGGGAAGACGTGGAAGGCGTTCATGGACGCGTACCTGAAGGGCAAGCCGAAGTTGCCGTTGGCCAGTAAGCAGGAGATCAGCGAGAACGGCGCGATCCCGGCCAGCACGCCGACGCCGACCCCGGCTCCCTCGACCACTCCGAGCAGCACCCCGTCGCCGACCCCGGCGACCCGGTCGACCCCCACCCCCGTGCCGACCCAGCAGCCGGTGGTGACCCCGACTCCCAAGCCGGTCGTCACCCCGAAGCCGAAGCCGACACCGCAGCCGACGCCGACGCCGGCCGTGCCGACCGGCGCCCAGCAGACAGCCGCCGTCGGCGGCTAG
- a CDS encoding glycosyltransferase translates to MASEAPSALAVGARWLTLSTFVVGVINYAYSFALTRLLAPEEYAIFAAGQALLLTAGTVAVSSIPWILAKQLASTTLDRTGRQRIVKFALLINTVQGTVAGFILYVIGQSFADSTSSLVLAISAFSIFVASTAGGWLQGTQRFGLLASTKVLEPAVKIASGLSLIGLGAGAAGALGGFGLGSAAIVVTGFVLMRSDIGPLFRSWSVTGLAVWRDIFGVASIQGLVSVLASVDVVLVAVLATSPSEAASYQASMILSRIPLFLGGAIAIVAFPLIAKRQLREGALLDVSVQLYLRIAVPFACVVATLPLSVISLLFPAGFDRVADVLPYTAASGFLIGLIELVSTFYQARAVYRPALLRQSLGLVVSLVAVPLGWHWAGLTGIASGAMIGAASSVLLLLIDCRRRWRVSLLPLGSFWIFGAAVVAALSISRTSPLLWVGLSTVLLAVQTYRVFFRKSIAVAPDAPARSPRPDGSPTDQGNAMRILHLGFEDHRREGSGGGSLRNREVNRRLADRHAITVLTTNYNGATERVEDGVRYVPIGLPIGYFPSLMSYFAVLPFAARKYQADLVVEEFAAPLSSILMPLWTQRPTLALVQWLNAKEKSRQYKLPFFIFEWLGLRCYNRFVTVSEDMRAKILDSRPKAHVDVIANGVDRDIFDYDFQTGEDVLFMGRLETAQKGIDLLLQAYAQVAPQLRGRLLIAGVGPDQERLHTLVDSLQIRDRVVFVGRVDGEVKHRLLGEARVVAMPSRFETFGIVAVEALASGTPVIAFDIPCLRAVIPDDCGVLVPAFEVSRFAAELLSLYSDTERVAAMGEQGRIFARQFDWDSIALDQERAYFNALEASRGAR, encoded by the coding sequence ATGGCATCTGAAGCACCTTCAGCGCTGGCCGTCGGCGCGCGCTGGCTCACCCTTTCGACCTTCGTCGTTGGTGTCATCAACTACGCGTACTCATTCGCCCTGACCCGACTTCTCGCACCCGAGGAGTACGCGATCTTTGCCGCCGGCCAGGCCCTGCTACTCACGGCGGGAACCGTCGCCGTCTCCTCCATCCCCTGGATTCTGGCTAAGCAGCTGGCATCGACGACGCTCGATCGGACCGGACGTCAGCGAATCGTCAAGTTCGCACTGCTGATCAACACCGTCCAGGGCACGGTGGCCGGCTTCATCCTCTACGTCATCGGTCAATCGTTCGCCGATTCGACCAGTTCGCTGGTACTGGCCATCAGCGCCTTTTCGATCTTCGTCGCCTCCACCGCCGGCGGCTGGCTTCAGGGCACTCAGAGGTTCGGATTGCTCGCCTCCACCAAGGTTCTCGAGCCCGCGGTCAAGATAGCTTCAGGGCTCTCTCTCATCGGCCTCGGGGCTGGGGCGGCCGGCGCGCTCGGCGGCTTCGGACTCGGGTCGGCCGCGATCGTCGTCACCGGCTTCGTATTGATGCGCTCCGACATCGGACCGCTGTTCCGATCCTGGTCAGTCACCGGGCTCGCCGTCTGGCGTGACATCTTCGGCGTCGCCTCGATTCAGGGCCTCGTATCGGTGTTGGCCTCGGTCGACGTCGTCCTGGTCGCGGTGTTGGCGACCTCTCCGTCCGAAGCCGCCAGCTACCAGGCCAGCATGATCCTCTCTCGGATCCCCTTATTTCTGGGCGGTGCGATCGCGATAGTCGCGTTCCCGCTGATCGCCAAGCGACAACTGCGCGAGGGTGCCCTGCTGGACGTCTCGGTGCAGCTCTACCTTCGCATCGCAGTGCCCTTCGCGTGCGTGGTCGCCACCTTGCCGCTGTCCGTAATCTCGCTTCTCTTCCCAGCGGGATTTGACCGGGTCGCGGATGTGCTGCCCTACACGGCCGCATCCGGCTTCCTCATTGGACTCATCGAGTTGGTCTCAACTTTCTACCAGGCTCGCGCCGTCTACCGGCCAGCGCTGCTGCGCCAGTCGCTCGGACTGGTTGTCTCGCTGGTCGCGGTGCCGCTCGGCTGGCACTGGGCCGGACTCACCGGCATCGCCAGCGGCGCAATGATCGGCGCTGCATCCAGCGTTCTGCTGCTGCTTATCGACTGTCGGCGCCGGTGGCGGGTCTCGCTTCTCCCGCTCGGTTCCTTCTGGATCTTCGGCGCTGCTGTGGTGGCTGCGCTAAGCATCAGCCGGACGAGCCCGCTGCTATGGGTGGGGCTGAGCACGGTGCTGCTCGCAGTGCAGACTTATCGCGTGTTCTTCAGGAAATCAATCGCTGTCGCCCCGGACGCGCCAGCTCGCTCGCCCCGTCCCGACGGAAGCCCGACTGACCAAGGTAACGCCATGCGGATTCTTCACCTCGGCTTCGAGGATCATCGACGAGAGGGCAGTGGCGGCGGGTCACTGCGCAATCGAGAGGTCAATCGACGCCTGGCCGACCGGCACGCGATAACGGTGCTGACGACGAACTACAACGGCGCGACCGAGCGCGTCGAAGACGGTGTGCGCTACGTGCCGATCGGACTTCCAATCGGATACTTCCCCAGCCTGATGAGCTACTTTGCCGTGCTCCCGTTCGCGGCCCGCAAATACCAGGCCGATCTCGTAGTCGAAGAGTTCGCTGCCCCGCTGTCGAGCATCCTCATGCCGCTCTGGACCCAGCGGCCGACGCTCGCCTTGGTGCAGTGGCTAAACGCCAAAGAGAAGTCGAGGCAGTACAAGTTACCGTTCTTCATCTTCGAGTGGCTCGGGCTGCGCTGTTACAACCGGTTCGTCACGGTTTCGGAGGACATGCGAGCGAAGATTCTCGACTCTCGACCGAAGGCGCACGTCGACGTGATCGCGAATGGTGTCGACCGCGACATCTTCGATTACGACTTCCAGACCGGCGAGGATGTGCTGTTCATGGGGCGTCTGGAGACCGCTCAGAAGGGCATCGATCTGCTTCTGCAGGCCTACGCCCAGGTGGCCCCGCAGCTTCGAGGTCGACTGCTGATCGCTGGGGTCGGCCCAGACCAGGAGCGCCTACATACGTTGGTCGATTCCCTGCAAATCAGGGATCGGGTCGTCTTCGTCGGTCGGGTCGACGGGGAGGTCAAGCATCGACTGCTGGGCGAGGCCCGGGTAGTGGCGATGCCGTCGCGATTCGAAACGTTCGGGATCGTCGCCGTGGAGGCGCTGGCTAGCGGCACACCGGTGATCGCCTTTGACATTCCCTGTCTACGCGCCGTCATCCCTGACGACTGCGGCGTTCTCGTGCCCGCCTTCGAGGTCAGCCGCTTCGCCGCCGAGTTGCTGTCCCTCTACTCGGACACCGAACGGGTTGCTGCGATGGGTGAACAGGGTCGGATCTTTGCCCGTCAGTTTGACTGGGACTCGATCGCGTTGGACCAGGAACGAGCATATTTCAATGCGCTGGAGGCATCACGCGGCGCTCGGTAG
- a CDS encoding phospholipid carrier-dependent glycosyltransferase, whose amino-acid sequence MTDLRPARSKHSVSATLPPAPRRSPAPIVWGVPIFLLALTIRLLHLKSAYNMFIDEVTYSEIATNLASGHGLTSYGAPFDLHPPMVFLTLGAVVRLFGLHGHPQDVIFALRPVPVVFGSLTVVLSYLLARRLTDSRALPLGVAAVIALDPFQISFDSRVMLEAEAQFFVCLTVLLLALLATTFGRPRDGSNRLRTILTLLTGVSCGAAFCSKETFGLVLAATLGLAALCRAAGPRRNPLTVLGIGSAIYATSTLTVWLTTGFAPWWTAHTSGISRLVGTQQTTGFNAATTHVSLADRLLANLGDLAGTYLLLFAGGVSALMLIRRQRLWERSEPTTPREAVRSLVCVWTVAACGYLTYAMAIGSLEEQMYYITLVPCVLAIAAVVHRLRQDRLDRVARTLWSAILLVLLLFDSAAWSRIHRSDNNLYAQFFRWEPTHVAAGSRVSVTEFSAQFLLKDVVIGRWSTAEALKQNHADYILLNTELVRQGYGEGSPEFLRYLQANADPVFVAHSRSDGDLILFDVRALTAGSH is encoded by the coding sequence GTGACTGACCTCCGACCAGCCCGCAGCAAGCACAGCGTCTCAGCCACGCTGCCCCCAGCACCACGCCGTTCACCGGCGCCAATCGTCTGGGGCGTGCCGATCTTCCTACTAGCCCTGACGATCCGGCTGCTGCACCTGAAATCCGCCTACAACATGTTCATAGACGAGGTCACTTACTCCGAGATCGCGACGAATCTTGCATCCGGCCATGGGTTGACATCATACGGAGCCCCCTTCGACCTGCACCCTCCGATGGTCTTCCTGACGCTCGGTGCTGTTGTGCGTCTCTTCGGGCTTCACGGCCACCCCCAAGACGTCATCTTCGCGCTACGCCCGGTGCCTGTCGTCTTCGGATCATTGACGGTGGTGCTCAGCTATCTGCTGGCCAGGCGCCTTACTGATTCACGGGCACTCCCGCTGGGCGTAGCGGCAGTCATCGCCCTTGACCCATTCCAGATCTCTTTTGACAGTCGAGTAATGCTGGAGGCTGAGGCTCAGTTCTTCGTCTGTCTCACCGTGCTTCTCCTCGCCCTTCTCGCCACCACCTTCGGTCGGCCGCGCGACGGCTCCAACCGTCTACGCACCATCCTCACCCTGCTCACCGGGGTGAGTTGCGGCGCCGCGTTCTGCAGTAAGGAGACGTTCGGTCTGGTCCTCGCGGCGACCCTGGGCCTAGCTGCCCTCTGCCGAGCCGCCGGGCCGCGGCGCAACCCGCTGACCGTTCTCGGTATCGGGTCGGCGATCTACGCCACGTCGACATTGACGGTCTGGCTCACCACGGGTTTCGCCCCGTGGTGGACGGCACACACCAGCGGCATATCGCGCCTGGTCGGTACTCAGCAGACGACCGGATTCAACGCCGCGACCACGCACGTCTCCCTCGCTGATCGACTACTGGCCAATCTCGGCGACCTGGCCGGCACGTATCTCCTGCTTTTCGCAGGCGGAGTCAGCGCGCTGATGCTCATTCGGCGACAGCGTCTGTGGGAGCGCAGCGAGCCGACAACGCCCCGCGAAGCAGTGCGGTCGCTGGTCTGTGTCTGGACCGTGGCCGCCTGCGGATACCTCACCTACGCGATGGCCATCGGGTCGCTCGAAGAACAGATGTACTACATAACGCTGGTTCCCTGCGTGCTGGCGATCGCCGCGGTTGTTCACCGCCTCCGGCAGGACCGACTGGACAGGGTTGCGCGGACGCTCTGGAGCGCGATCCTGCTTGTGCTGCTCCTCTTCGACTCCGCCGCCTGGTCTCGCATTCACCGCAGCGACAACAACCTCTACGCGCAGTTCTTCCGGTGGGAGCCGACGCACGTTGCCGCTGGGAGTCGAGTATCGGTCACCGAGTTCTCGGCTCAATTCCTGCTCAAGGACGTAGTCATCGGTAGGTGGTCGACCGCCGAGGCGTTGAAGCAGAATCACGCCGACTACATCCTGCTCAACACCGAGCTCGTCCGGCAGGGATACGGAGAGGGGAGCCCGGAATTCCTCCGGTATCTGCAGGCGAACGCGGATCCGGTCTTCGTCGCCCACTCGCGCAGCGATGGAGATCTCATCCTCTTCGACGTCCGAGCCTTGACAGCCGGATCTCACTGA